A single window of Coffea eugenioides isolate CCC68of chromosome 7, Ceug_1.0, whole genome shotgun sequence DNA harbors:
- the LOC113777259 gene encoding putative late blight resistance protein homolog R1A-10, giving the protein MIQKDLVFLRSFLENIKEQRYQNGKLQAFWSHVMEAAYKAELLIDLALVGDKCEDSLDAVSRDINLLKIGAPEIHNGQTQRVNKTSLHIPSQLAAAMHDEDLVGLDDEVETITHRLTRGSKQLNVVPIVGMSGLGKTTLANKVYTAPSVRSHFHVRGWCRVSQTYSIRSMLVELLCSSSSESSNGYLKMDENDLVMKLRQVLLRSRYLLVLDDLWDVEAWNLLEKSLPNDANGSRILFTSRYQDLSLHFEPNSEPHHLRHLTDEESWKLLQRKLFGTEDCPATLSEVGSQIAKLCQGLPLAVVLVAGILATTAQDSWEEVAKSLSSIVLEDEYCKKTLELSYSHLPNYLKSCLLYFAAFQEDEVINVQRLLWLWIAERFVQQAGGKSLEEAAYDYLMALINRSLVMVIRQTIVGGAKACLLHDLVYEFCVEKAKEESFLYVIHNWKAPLSLTGPSNPYRVCVPNTRESKIWELMLIFPNLRSLILFGEDDFKHEEEDLGILLPKLLRVLDFGNSDFRYSFPREVVLLVHLRYLALTGITYIPSAIANLSRLETLIVEDANFDIELPSTIWNIKTLSHLRALTYPGVAPDGFTFPVGSLEVSPNLDHLDTLDLAIDPSPQILQKIPRKLPSIRRLKCRQSYGSREATRNCNEILEFDGLSQLESLHLFGFRGCGFKFPLNLKKLALSYNGQPWSEISTIGKLPNLEVLKLLDRCFVGEEWVMKEGEFPKLRVLKLSRLKFRN; this is encoded by the coding sequence ATGATCCAAAAAGATCTTGTATTTTTAAGATCTTTCCTAGAAAATATCAAGGAGCAGCGCTATCAGAATGGAAAACTTCAAGCTTTCTGGAGTCATGTTATGGAGGCTGCTTACAAGGCAGAGTTACTGATTGACTTGGCACTTGTTGGTGATAAATGTGAAGATTCTTTGGATGCTGTTTCTAGAGATATCAATCTTTTGAAGATTGGTGCCCCTGAGATCCATAATGGTCAAACCCAAAGAGTTAACAAGACTTCCCTTCACATACCATCACAACTTGCTGCCGCCATGCACGACGAAGATCTGGTAGGTCTTGACGACGAGGTGGAAACTATTACTCATCGGCTTACGAGAGGATCAAAGCAATTGAATGTTGTTCCCATTGTGGGTATGTCTGGCCTTGGGAAGACCACATTAGCCAATAAAGTTTATACTGCTCCTTCAGTTAGGTCACATTTCCATGTTCGTGGTTGGTGTCGTGTTTCTCAAACATATAGCATACGCAGTATGTTAGTTGAGCTTTTGTGTAGTAGTTCTTCTGAGAGTTCTAATGGATATCTAAAGATGGATGAAAATGATTTGGTCATGAAGCTAAGGCAGGTTTTGTTGAGAAGTAGGTATCTCCTTGTTTTGGATGACTTGTGGGACGTTGAGGCATGGAATTTGTTGGAAAAATCACTGCCGAATGATGCCAATGGAAGCAGGATTCTCTTCACCAGTAGATACCAGGATTTATCTTTGCATTTTGAACCTAATAGCGAGCCTCACCATCTCCGCCATCTTACTGACGAAGAGAGTTGGAAATTGCTGCAGAGAAAGCTATTTGGCACGGAAGATTGTCCTGCAACACTAAGTGAAGTTGGATCTCAAATAGCAAAACTTTGTCAGGGCTTACCCCTCGCAGTTGTTCTTGTTGCTGGAATTCTTGCTACTACTGCACAAGATAGTTGGGAAGAAGTTGCAAAAAGTCTAAGTTCTATTGTCCTTGAGGATGAATACTGCAAGAAGACACTTGAGCTGAGTTATAGTCATTTACCAAATTATTTGAAGTCATGCCTTCTGTACTTTGCTGCATTTCAAGAAGATGAGGTTATTAATGTGCAAAGGTTGTTATGGCTTTGGATTGCTGAAAGATTCGTTCAACAGGCTGGAGGAAAGAGCTTAGAGGAAGCAGCTTATGACTACTTGATGGCTCTAATTAATAGAAGTTTAGTTATGGTTATCAGACAGACAATTGTGGGTGGTGCCAAAGCCTGCCTACTTCACGATTTGGTATACGAGTTTTGTGTGGAAAAAGCCAAAGAAGAAAGTTTTCTTTACGTTATTCATAATTGGAAAGCCCCTCTTAGTCTTACTGGGCCAAGCAACCCCTACCGAGTTTGTGTTCCCAATACCAGAGAATCGAAGATTTGGGAGTTAATGCTTATTTTTCCCAATTTACGCTCTTTGATCTtgtttggagaagatgattttaaacATGAAGAGGAGGATTTGGGTATTTTGTTACCTAAACTTCTCAGAGTGTTGGATTTTGGGAATTCGGACTTTCGTTATTCTTTTCCAAGGGAAGTAGTATTGCTTGTTCACTTGAGATACCTGGCACTCACAGGAATAACATACATCCCATCTGCGATAGCCAATCTCTCAAGGTTAGAAACTCTTATTGTAGAAGATGCGAATTTTGATATTGAGCTGCCAAGTACCATTTGGAACATTAAGACATTGAGTCATCTACGTGCTTTAACTTATCCTGGAGTAGCCCCAGATGGTTTTACTTTTCCAGTCGGAAGTCTTGAAGTATCCCCAAATTTAGATCATTTAGACACTTTAGACCTTGCCattgatccctcccctcaaatCTTGCAAAAGATACCGAGAAAGTTACCAAGCATTCGCAGgctaaaatgtaggcaaagctACGGATCAAGAGAAGCTACCAGAAATTGCAACGAGATTCTTGAATTTGATGGTTTGAGTCAACTGGAATCACTTCATTTGTTTGGTTTTCGTGGATGTGGATTTAAATTCCcattgaatttgaaaaagttggCTCTCTCATATAATGGTCAGCCATGGAGTgaaatttcaacaattggaaagTTGCCCAATCTTGAAGTGCTTAAATTACTTGATCGCTGCTTTGTTGGGGAAGAATGGGTAATGAAAGAGGGGGAGTTCCCTAAACTCCGAGTCTTAAAATTGTCAAGGTTGAAATTTCGCAACTAG
- the LOC113778658 gene encoding putative late blight resistance protein homolog R1A-10 encodes MVAEVAQNYPLKSPYSSFNYPRPNELGCMDSFLENLKELARCDEADDSIGFQHHRIQVIQNDLVFLRSFLENIKEQRYQNGKLQAFWSHVMEAAYKAELLIDLALVGDKCEDSLDAVSRDINLLKIEAPEIHNAQTQRVNKTSLHIPSQLAAAMHDEDLVGLDDEVEIITHRLTRGSKQLDIVPIVGMPGLGKTTLAHKVYNAPSVRSHFHVHGWCRVSQTCSKHSLLVQLLCSVDSRSPDEYLKEDENNLANKLRQVLLRSRYLLFLDDLWDVEAWNLLEKSLPNDANGSRILFTSRYQNLSLHFKPNSEPHHLRHLTGEESWTLLQRKLFGREDCPPALSEVGSQISKLCQGLPLAVVLIAGILATTAQDSWEEVAKSLSSIVLEDEYCMKALELSYSHLPDYLKPCLLYFAAFQEDEVINVRRLLRLWISERFVQQTEGKSLKEAAYDYLTTLINRSLVMAVRQRNVGGAKCCLLHDLVHEFCVKKAKEESFLYAIHSWNPLCLTGPSNPHRVCVSNARELKIWELTLIFPNLRSLILFGQDDFKHEEEDLRILLPKLLRVLDIRNLDFRYSFPMEVVLLVHLRYLALKRIPYIPSAIANLSRLETLIVEDPFGTELPSTIWNIKTLSHLRVLNYHGVWPMGFIFPLGNLEGSPDLDHLDTLHLAIDPSPQSLQKILRKLPSVRRLKCMERWNSSREATRNCNEILEFDGLNQLESLHLFRFHGCGFKFPLNLKKLVLSHNRQPWSEISTIGKLPNLEVLKLLEDCFVGEEWVMKEGEFPKLRVLKLSELEFRNWTAFSDNFSRLEKLVLHSCEELEKVPSCLGECETLEMIEVKECPESVVDSVKQIQQEQIDMGNEVLKIEIDEYDTSISSEE; translated from the coding sequence ATGGTGGCAGAGGTTGCACAAAATTATCCACTAAAATCACCATATTCATCATTTAATTATCCTAGACCCAATGAGTTGGGCTGTATGGATTCTTTCCTAGAAAATCTCAAGGAACTAGCAAGGTGTGATGAGGCTGATGATTCAATTGGTTTTCAACATCATAGAATCCAAGTGATCCAAAACGATCTCGTATTCTTAAGATCTTTCCTGGAAAATATCAAGGAGCAGCGCTATCAGAATGGAAAACTTCAAGCTTTCTGGAGTCATGTTATGGAGGCTGCATACAAGGCAGAGTTACTGATTGACTTGGCACTTGTTGGTGATAAATGTGAAGATTCTTTGGATGCTGTTTCTAGAGATATCAATCTTTTGAAGATTGAGGCCCCTGAGATCCATAATGCTCAAACCCAAAGAGTTAACAAGACTTCCCTTCACATACCGTCACAACTTGCTGCCGCCATGCACGACGAAGATCTGGTAGGTCTTGACGACGAGGTGGAAATTATTACTCATCGGCTTACGAGAGGATCCAAGCAATTGGATATTGTTCCCATTGTGGGTATGCCAGGCCTTGGTAAGACCACATTAGCCCACAAAGTTTATAATGCTCCTTCAGTTAGGTCACATTTCCATGTTCATGGTTGGTGTCGTGTTTCTCAAACGTGTAGCAAACACAGTTTGTTAGTTCAACTTTTGTGTAGTGTTGATTCTAGGAGTCCAGATGAATATCTTAAGGAGGATGAAAATAATTTGGCTAACAAGCTAAGGCAGGTTTTGCTGAGAAGTAGGTATCTCCTTTTTTTGGATGACTTGTGGGACGTTGAGGCATGGAATTTGTTGGAAAAATCACTACCGAATGATGCCAATGGAAGCAGGATTCTCTTCACCAGTAGATACCAGAATTTATCTTTGCATTTCAAACCTAATAGCGAGCCTCACCATCTCCGCCATCTTACTGGCGAAGAGAGTTGGACATTGCTGCAGAGAAAGCTATTTGGCAGGGAAGATTGTCCTCCCGCGCTAAGTGAAGTTGGATCTCAAATATCAAAACTTTGTCAGGGCTTACCCCTCGCAGTTGTCCTTATTGCTGGAATTCTTGCTACTACTGCACAAGATAGTTGGGAAGAAGTTGCAAAAAGTCTAAGTTCTATCGTCCTTGAGGATGAATACTGCATGAAGGCACTTGAGCTGAGTTATAGTCATTTACCAGATTATTTGAAGCCATGCCTTCTGTATTTTGCTGCATTTCAAGAAGATGAGGTTATTAATGTGCGAAGGTTGTTACGGCTTTGGATCTCTGAAAGATTCGTGCAACAAACTGAAGGAAAGAGCTTAAAGGAAGCAGCTTATGACTACTTGACGACTCTAATTAATAGAAGTTTAGTTATGGCTGTCAGACAAAGAAATGTGGGTGGTGCCAAATGCTGTCTACTTCACGATTTGGTACACGAGTTTTGTGTGAAAAAAGCCAAAGAAGAAAGTTTTCTATATGCTATTCATAGTTGGAACCCTCTTTGTCTTACTGGACCAAGCAACCCCCACCGAGTTTGTGTTTCCAATGCCAGGGAATTGAAGATTTGGGAGTTAACGCTTATTTTTCCCAATTTACGCTCTTTGATCTTGTTTGGACAAGATGATTTTAAACATGAAGAGGAGGATTTGCGTATTTTGTTACCTAAACTTCTCAGAGTGTTGGATATTAGGAATTTGGACTTTCGTTATTCTTTTCCAATGGAAGTAGTATTGCTTGTTCACTTGAGATACCTGGCGCTCAAACGAATACCATACATCCCATCTGCGATAGCCAATCTCTCAAGGTTAGAAACTCTCATCGTAGAAGATCCGTTTGGTACTGAGCTGCCAAGTACTATTTGGAACATTAAGACATTGAGTCATCTACGTGTTTTAAATTATCATGGAGTATGGCCAATGGGTTTTATTTTTCCACTTGGAAATCTTGAAGGATCCCCAGATTTAGATCATTTAGACACTTTACACCTTGCAattgatccctcccctcaaagCTTGCAAAAGATACTGAGAAAGTTACCAAGCGTTCGCAGGTTAAAATGTATGGAACGCTGGAACAGCTCAAGAGAAGCTACCAGAAATTGCAACGAGATTCTTGAATTTGACGGTTTGAATCAACTGGAATCGCTTCATTTGTTTCGTTTTCATGGATGTGGATTTAAATTCCCgttgaatttgaaaaagttggttCTCTCACATAATCGTCAGCCATGGAGTgaaatttcaacaattggaaagTTGCCCAATCTTGAAGTGCTTAAATTACTTGAGGACTGCTTTGTTGGGGAAGAATGGGTAATGAAAGAAGGGGAGTTCCCTAAACTCCGAGTCTTAAAATTGTCAGAGTTGGAATTTCGCAACTGGACTGCATTTTCTGATAATTTTTCCCGCCTTGAGAAATTGGTCTTGCACTCGTGTGAGGAGCTGGAAAAGGTCCCTTCCTGTTTAGGGGAGTGTGAGACGCttgaaatgattgaggtgaAAGAGTGTCCTGAGTCTGTTGTAGATTCTGTAAAGCAAATTCAACAAGAGCAGATAGATATGGGAAATGAGGTTCTAAAGATCGAAATTGATGAGTATGATACATCCATTTCCTCAGAAGAATAG
- the LOC113777260 gene encoding zinc finger BED domain-containing protein RICESLEEPER 2-like — protein sequence MLSHHDPTDELSEHIQEQCSYTSHEPNNTDELIQDGYLALTAHFVDEDWILQKRVLNFHHMPPPHGGPILAEKVIDLLRDWAVEKKVFTITLDNASYNDDGVKVISKPVSKIQECVKYIRASESRKLKFAECIVQVSLPCNKRVHQDVPTRWNSTFVMLDSALEYKLAFHQLHVVDRNFSRFYPTEEEWLKVQKFTTLLRPFYDLTTLFLGTNYPTTNLYFHGVWKIQKVITEEVNNLDIEVSEMAKQMKLKFEKYWECYSLVLSFAIILDPRFKMDYVVYAFKKLYPFDYEERAKEVRDNFYLLFEEYENTFDGDLLDGSIAGCSGGDLGNNNDDFAEFESQQHANKRNKSQVDSYLDDTRLLSTQELDVLNFWKENKNRYPILSLMAWDILNIPITTVASESAFSIGGRIVGKYHTSLLPENVEVLLCTRDRLYGVTASEDEEDKERLSIDFAPLVAKLTNLHV from the exons ATGCTATCACATCATGATCCAACAGATGAGTTGTCAGAGCACATTCAGGAACAATGTTCTTATACAAGCCATGAGCCTAACAATACAGATGAGTTGATCCAAG ATGGGTATTTGGCATTGACGGCTCATTTCGTGGATGAAGATTGGATTTTACAAAAGAGGGTTCTAAATTTTCACCACATGCCACCACCACATGGTGGTCCAATATTAGCTGAAAAAGTCATAGATTTATTGAGAGATTGGGCTGttgaaaaaaaagtttttaCTATCACATTGGATAACGCATCTTACAATGATG ATGGTGTCAAAGTTATTTCCAAACCAGTCTCAAAGATCCAAGAGTGTGTGAAATATATCAGAGCTAGTGAATCAAGAAAGTTGAAATTTGCAGAGTGTATTGTTCAAGTTTCTTTGCCATGCAATAAGAGGGTGCATCAAGATGTCCCAACCAGATGGAACTCTACATTTGTGATGCTGGATAGTGCACTTGAATATAAGCTTGCCTTTCATCAGTTGCACGTAGTTGATCGCAACTTCAGCAGATTTTACCCAACTGAAGAAGAATGGCTTAAGGTGCAGAAATTTACAACACTGTTGAGGCCTTTTTATGACCTGACCACCCTTTTTTTGGGGACTAACTATCCAACTACAAATTTGTATTTTCATGGTGTCTGGAAAATTCAAAAAGTTATCACGGAAGAGGTCAATAATTTAGACATTGAAGTGAGTGAAATGGCCAAGCAAATGAAACTGAAATTTGAGAAGTATTGGGAATGTTATAGCTTGGTTTTAAGTTTTGCTATCATTTTGGATCCGCGCTTTAAAATGGATTATGTGGTGTATGCTTTTAAGAAGCTATATCCTTTTGATTATGAAGAACGTGCTAAGGAAGTTCGGgataatttttatttactatttgaGGAGTACGAGAATACTTTTGATGGTGATTTGCTAGATGGATCAATAGCAGGCTGCTCTGGTGGTGATTTGGGCAATAACAATGATGATTTTGCTGAATTTGAGAGTCAACAACATGCAAACAAGAGGAATAAGTCACAAGTAGACTCTTATTTGGATGATACTCGACTCCTTTCAACTCAAGAATTGGATGTTCTcaatttttggaaagaaaacaaaaatcgaTACCCTATTCTTTCTTTGATGGCATGGGATATTTTAAATATTCCTATCACTACAGTGGCCTCGGAATCAGCTTTCAGTATTGGTGGTAGAATTGTGGGTAAATATCATACTTCGCTTCTACCAGAAAATGTGGAGGTCTTGTTATGTACTAGAGACAGGTTATATGGAGTAACAG CTTCTGAAGATGAAGAAGATAAAGAAAGACTGAGTATTGACTTTGCACCCTTAGTTGCTAAACTTACTAACCTTCATGTTTAG